One genomic region from Danio aesculapii chromosome 24, fDanAes4.1, whole genome shotgun sequence encodes:
- the cebpd gene encoding CCAAT/enhancer-binding protein delta, with the protein MVTSAASMSDIYNLDSQCVTPPCNMSWAMEPANFYDNKGDAKPGENNNSSSTGNMMELSNAPAIYDDESAIDFSAYIESMSTVPLEICNDELFADLFNNTVKQEKPDFYMANAFAHKSAERHQEGFGKGSFCAPIKKEADWSDSDLSSSLPSQIEACAQTSVSLMHTGQPTPPTTPEPEPVTHRRPGKEKGKKNVDRHSPEYRQRRERNNIAVRKSRDKAKQRNLDMQQKMIELGAENERLHKTIDQLTRELSSLRNFFKQMPEASFGTAARAAVDSR; encoded by the coding sequence atgGTGACTTCTGCTGCGTCCATGTCTGACATATACAACCTGGACTCGCAGTGCGTAACGCCACCATGCAACATGAGCTGGGCCATGGAGCCTGCCAACTTTTATGACAATAAAGGAGATGCAAAACCAGGAgagaacaacaacagcagcagcactgGCAACATGATGGAGCTCAGCAATGCTCCTGCTATCTATGACGATGAGAGCGCCATCGACTTCAGTGCCTACATTGAGTCCATGTCCACGGTCCCGTTGGAGATCTGCAACGACGAGCTCTTCGCAGACCTGTTCAACAATACTGTAAAGCAAGAAAAGCCTGACTTTTACATGGCCAACGCGTTTGCGCACAAGAGCGCGGAGAGGCACCAGGAGGGTTTCGGAAAGGGCTCGTTTTGCGCACCGATTAAGAAGGAGGCGGACTGGAGCGACAGCGACCTCTCCTCGTCTTTACCCTCGCAGATCGAGGCGTGCGCGCAGACCTCCGTCAGCCTCATGCACACGGGACAGCCGACGCCCCCTACCACACCTGAGCCCGAGCCAGTGACTCACAGGAGGCCAGGCAAGGAGAAGGGCAAAAAGAACGTGGACAGGCACAGTCCGGAGTACCGGCAGCGGCGCGAGAGGAACAACATCGCCGTGCGTAAAAGCAGAGACAAGGCGAAACAGCGCAACTTGGACATGCAGCAAAAGATGATCGAGCTGGGCGCGGAGAACGAGCGTCTGCACAAAACCATCGACCAGCTGACGAGAGAGCTGAGCAGCCTTAGAAACTTCTTCAAACAGATGCCCGAAGCCTCGTTTGGGACGGCGGCGCGCGCGGCTGTTGACAGTCGGTGA